The following coding sequences lie in one Alosa sapidissima isolate fAloSap1 chromosome 15, fAloSap1.pri, whole genome shotgun sequence genomic window:
- the LOC121683281 gene encoding uncharacterized protein LOC121683281, translating to MNRCTAHLCITSTAHLCICLCISLTSACAFLSCRSENLSHGFLCFSDVFLCFFLVYMCIFLSFVSISLTWVLVFLSCRSLRLRLHHVCLCVCITFVCAFASRLSVRLHHVCLCVCITFVCAFASRLSVRLHHVCLCVCITFVCAFASRLSVRLHHVCLCVCITFVCAFASRLSVRLHHVCLCVCITFVCAFASRLSVRLHHVCLCVCITFVCAFASRLSVRLHHVCLCVCITFVCAFASRLSVRLHQVCLCVCLTFVSARGDGGGGAPIIILQQGRCVEEQVWPLGMLGSTTPFHIHPGISISSALTLTDCVIKCVCVCPDYVL from the exons ATGAATCGATGCACAGCTCATCTGTGCATTACTTCCACAGCTCATCTTTGCATTTGTCTGTGCATTTCCCTTACATCTGCCTGTGCATTTCTCTCATGTCGCTCTGAGAATTTGAGTCATGGTTTTCTGTGTTTCTCTGATGTTTTTCTGTGTTTCTTTTTGGTCTATATGTGCATCTTTCTTTCGTTTGTAAGCATTTCACTCACATGGGTCTTAGTATTTCTCTCATGTAGGTCTCTACGTCTGCGTTTGCATCACGTTTGTCTGTGCGTTTGCATCACGTTTGTCTGTGCGTTTGCATCACGTTTGTCTGTGCGTTTGCATCACGTTTGTCTGTGCGTTTGCATCACGTTTGTCTGTGCGTTTGCATCACGTTTGTCTGTGCGTTTGCATCACGTTTGTCTGTGCGTTTGCATCACGTTTGTCTGTGCGTTTGCATCACGTTTGTCTGTGCGTTTGCATCACGTTTGTCTGTGCGTTTGCATCACGTTTGTCTGTGCGTTTGCATCACGTTTGTCTGTGCGTTTGCATCACGTTTGTCTGTGCGTTTGCATCACGTTTGTCTGTGCGTTTGCATCACGTTTGTCTGTGCGTTTGCATCACGTTTGTCTGTGCGTTTGCATCACGTTTGTCTGTGCGTTTGCATCACGTTTGTCTGTGCGTTTGCATCACGTTTGTCTGTGCGTTTGCATCACGTTTGTCTGTGCGTTTGCATCACGGTTGT CTGTACGTTTGCATCAGGTTTGTCTGTGCGTTTGTCTGACGTTTGTTTCTGCaagaggagatgggggggggggggcccccATCATAATTCTACAGCAGGGCAGGTGTGTAGAGGAACAGGTGTGGCCTCTGGGTATGCTGGGGAGCACCACTCCCTTCCACATTCACCCTGGTATCAGCATCTCATCAGCACTCACTCTAACTGACTGCgtgataaaatgtgtgtgtgtgtgccctgattATGTGCTCTAA
- the LOC121683277 gene encoding putative glycerol kinase 5, producing MATRNGFCKKSYIVAVDVGTTGIKCHVYDKEANVRGSSTRKVSPLYPKPGWVEMDPEDLWQSFVAVVKGAVQDAGLQMNQIQALGISTQRGTFTTWDKSTGVPFHNFISWQDLRGAELTTSWNDSFTMKVVHGVSTILHLVTRQKTFQAASIMVFSPQHVTFRLAWVLQNCPEVQEAVKKGTCCFGTIDTWLLYRLTQGSAYLTDYSNASATGVFDTYQMCWSGLLCSLVSLPLSIFPAVENTGYFFGCTDESIFGVPVPIMSLMADQQAAMFGECCFNKGDVKITMGTGTFMDINTGNEPHTSFTGLYPIVGWKIGSEVTYLAEGNAADTGTAIKWAQELELFSEVAETADIVTALDNSDGVCFVPSFSGLQAPLNDPGACAAFMGLKPSTTKSHLLRAILESVAYRNKQLFDIMIRETRIPITNIRADGGVCSNNFVMQLTADLLGRTIDRPNHFDMSSLGAAFVAGLGAGLWKSQEELKQLRTTERVFVPSSPARHHATNLRSWERALRRSMHWYSQA from the exons ATGGCTACTCGCAATGGATTCTGTAAGAAAAGCTACATTGTCGCTGTTGATGTGGGGACAACGGGAATTAAATGTCACGTGTATGACAAGGAGGCTAATGTTAGAGGATCATCCACGAGAAAG GTGTCTCCCTTATATCCCAAACCGGGTTGGGTCGAAATGGATCCAGAAGACCTGTGGCAGAGTTTCGTAGCAGTGGTGAAAGGTGCTGTtcaag ATGCAGGCTTGCAAATGAATCAAATCCAGGCCCTTGGCATATCCACACAGAGGGGGACCTTCACTACCTGGGACAA GAGCACGGGAGTGCCTTTCCATAACTTCATCAGCTGGCAGGATCTGCGTGGCGCTGAGCTCACTACCTCATGGAATGACTCTTTCACAATGAAG GTCGTCCATGGTGTGTCCACTATATTGCATCTGGTCACACGGCAGAAGACCTTCCAGGCGGCCAGCATCATGGTGTTCTCTCCCCAGCACGTCACATTCCGTCTGGCCTGGGTCCTGCAGAACTGCCCTGAG GTACAGGAGGCCGTAAAAAAAGGAACCTGCTGCTTTGGCACTATTGATACCTGGCTGCTTTATAGACTCACACAGG GATCAGCATACCTCACTGACTATTCCAACGCCAGCGCCACAGGAGTGTTTGACACGTACCAG atgTGCTGGAGTGGACTGCTGTGCTCccttgtctctcttcctctgagcATCTTCCCTGCAGTAGAGAACacagg CTATTTCTTTGGCTGTACAGATGAGAGCATCTTCGGTGTGCCTGTTCCCATCATGTCCCTG ATGGCAGACCAGCAGGCGGCCATGTTTGGAGAATGCTGCTTTAACAAGGGAGATGTAAAGATCACCATGGGAACAGGAACATTCATGGACATCAACACAGGAAATGAGCCCCACACCTCATTCACAG GACTGTACCCCATCGTTGGCTGGAAGATCGGCTCAGAAGTGACGTACCTGGCAGAGGGCAACGCTGCGGACACGGGCACTGCCATCAAGTGGGCACAGGAACTGG agctcTTCTCTGAGGTGGCGGAGACGGCGGACATAGTGACCGCTCTGGACAACTCTGACGGCGTGTGCTTTGTGCCTTCCTTCAGTGGCCTACAG GCGCCTTTAAACGACCCTGGGGCATGTGCTGCATTTATGGGCCTGAAACCCTCCACCACCAAGTCCCACCTGCTGCGTGCCATCCTGGAGTCTGTGGCCTACAG GAACAAACAGCTTTTTGACATCATGATTCGTGAAACACGGATACCCATAACAAATATCAG GGCAGATGGAGGTGTCTGCTCCAACAACTTCGTCATGCAGTTGACGGCTGACCTGTTAGGCAGGACGATTGATCGGCCTAATCATTTTGACATGTCCAGCCTCGGCGCTGCGTTTGTCGCCGGCCTTGGTGCAG GTCTGTGGAAGAGCCAGGAGGAGCTAAAGCAGCTGAGGACCACTGAGCGGGTCTTCGTGCCCAGCAGCCCGGCACGCCACCACGCCACCAACCTCCGCAGCTGGGAGAGGGCACTGCGGCGCTCCATGCACTGGTACAGCCAGGCCTGA